Proteins encoded in a region of the Deinococcus malanensis genome:
- a CDS encoding glycerol-3-phosphate acyltransferase — MLFLSALLLLVAFLVGSVPVGHALLTRAGINVRLNNAHNLGVENVLRRVGPGLAFASASLDFFKGFTAVLMASSLQRPDLTVLAALAAYLGHLNPPRALFGNTAPRGRGNLVLLGTLAALPVTDAVPFWVALLPVLVYAGLTGYWGFVSTATLGGLLAFTLAMLVVPVGVPARLAALGLLVTATWRFKENLGRILDGTEPRFGDEVPLAGKRSDEVVAAFMIHPMTLENFWSAQRFAWLRPLVERGVVSEVSVRQMAERLRPMKVGELRGIRTADGKAIRCYLLSSPLLPDVFRDQPELATQRAIEGARLAHELGAEVFGLGAFWSVVGNKGVDVQAAVPEITVTNGGAYTSGTIKAAIPGILLHFQETGRDLKAATAGIVGANGVVAFGIARTIAPQVGRLIMIGRDMERLERSAATLRRANKDTEIVTTTSYDTLKEADLIFSATSDPNPVIFPQHVKPGAWIFDEGRPADVDESVEKVPGVRIIPGGVVRPPGGMTSNIDLQFGEGAVPACLAETLIIAATGEHDRKSLGPQTLSENINFFVDQADKLGFTVVD; from the coding sequence ATGTTGTTTCTGTCCGCGCTTCTCCTGCTGGTGGCTTTTCTTGTGGGGAGCGTTCCCGTAGGTCACGCGCTGCTGACCCGCGCGGGCATCAACGTCCGGCTCAACAACGCCCACAACCTGGGTGTCGAGAACGTACTGAGGCGCGTTGGTCCAGGACTCGCTTTCGCTTCGGCATCACTGGATTTTTTCAAGGGTTTCACTGCCGTACTGATGGCGTCCAGCCTTCAGCGACCGGACCTGACGGTCCTGGCAGCGTTGGCGGCCTATCTGGGTCATCTCAACCCGCCACGGGCTCTGTTCGGCAACACCGCACCCCGCGGTCGGGGCAACCTGGTGCTGCTGGGGACCCTGGCGGCCCTGCCCGTCACGGACGCTGTGCCTTTCTGGGTGGCCCTGCTGCCCGTGCTGGTCTATGCGGGCCTGACCGGCTACTGGGGTTTTGTCAGCACCGCGACGCTGGGTGGGCTGCTGGCCTTTACTTTGGCCATGCTGGTGGTGCCGGTGGGAGTCCCCGCCCGGCTGGCGGCGCTGGGGCTGCTGGTGACGGCCACCTGGCGCTTCAAGGAAAACCTGGGCCGCATCCTGGACGGCACGGAGCCGCGCTTCGGCGACGAGGTGCCGCTGGCCGGCAAACGCAGCGACGAGGTCGTGGCGGCGTTCATGATTCACCCCATGACCCTGGAAAACTTCTGGTCTGCCCAGCGCTTTGCGTGGTTGCGGCCCCTGGTGGAACGTGGCGTGGTCAGTGAGGTCAGTGTCCGGCAGATGGCCGAGAGGCTGCGTCCCATGAAGGTGGGGGAACTGCGCGGCATCCGCACGGCTGATGGCAAGGCCATCCGCTGTTACCTACTGTCGAGCCCGCTGCTCCCCGACGTGTTCCGCGACCAGCCGGAACTGGCGACCCAGCGCGCCATCGAGGGGGCGCGTCTGGCTCATGAACTGGGCGCCGAGGTCTTTGGCCTGGGTGCTTTCTGGTCAGTGGTAGGCAACAAGGGGGTAGACGTACAGGCAGCGGTGCCAGAAATCACCGTCACCAACGGCGGCGCCTACACCTCGGGAACCATCAAGGCCGCTATTCCAGGCATCCTGCTACATTTCCAGGAGACCGGGCGGGACCTCAAGGCTGCCACCGCTGGGATCGTCGGCGCAAACGGGGTCGTTGCCTTCGGGATCGCGCGGACCATCGCGCCCCAGGTCGGTCGCCTGATCATGATCGGACGCGACATGGAGCGCCTAGAACGCAGTGCCGCCACCCTGCGCCGGGCCAACAAAGACACCGAGATCGTCACGACCACCAGCTACGACACCCTCAAGGAAGCGGACCTGATCTTCAGCGCGACCAGCGACCCCAACCCGGTGATTTTTCCGCAGCACGTCAAACCCGGCGCCTGGATTTTCGATGAGGGCCGCCCGGCCGACGTGGATGAGAGCGTCGAAAAGGTCCCTGGTGTGCGCATCATTCCCGGTGGTGTGGTCCGCCCGCCTGGTGGCATGACCAGCAACATCGACCTCCAGTTTGGGGAAGGCGCGGTGCCGGCCTGTCTGGCAGAGACCCTGATCATCGCGGCCACCGGTGAGCACGACCGCAAGAGCCTGGGCCCGCAGAC
- a CDS encoding DUF4388 domain-containing protein: MQGLLTDLPLLGVLELVHATRQTGVLDVQTNVPFTVAFQQGEIVAGGIIDWMGREALQAAPLLPESGSFQFVPREVTGTPMGPYEHFTTDWARASDEWETLCAVIGSPSRYFRGEMGLFDREDGLSIRAASRESEVPLFEVAQLVTDAVREGRMEPVDRFAWYGLRMMPAGQRANLHPVARELDGERNLGDLVEAGLDVHAVREYLLGELRLGLRFPGSGWVLRDLVWEQDHAHDL, encoded by the coding sequence ATGCAGGGTTTGCTGACTGATCTTCCGCTCCTGGGCGTGCTGGAACTGGTGCATGCCACCCGTCAGACCGGCGTCCTGGACGTGCAGACGAATGTGCCGTTTACGGTGGCCTTCCAGCAGGGCGAGATCGTCGCTGGAGGCATCATCGACTGGATGGGTCGTGAGGCCCTTCAGGCGGCGCCTCTGCTGCCCGAGTCCGGGTCCTTTCAGTTCGTGCCTCGCGAGGTCACGGGCACGCCCATGGGCCCCTATGAGCACTTCACCACCGACTGGGCGCGTGCCAGTGACGAGTGGGAAACGCTGTGTGCCGTGATCGGCAGCCCGAGCCGCTACTTCCGAGGTGAAATGGGCCTGTTCGACCGGGAAGATGGGCTGAGCATCCGCGCCGCGTCGCGCGAGTCCGAAGTTCCTCTCTTCGAGGTGGCCCAGCTCGTCACCGACGCCGTGCGTGAGGGCCGCATGGAGCCGGTTGACCGCTTCGCCTGGTACGGTCTGCGCATGATGCCCGCAGGACAGCGCGCCAACCTGCATCCCGTAGCCCGGGAGCTGGACGGCGAACGCAACCTCGGGGATCTGGTCGAAGCCGGCCTGGACGTGCATGCAGTGCGTGAATACCTGCTCGGGGAACTGCGCCTCGGGCTGCGTTTTCCCGGCAGTGGCTGGGTTCTGCGCGATCTGGTCTGGGAACAGGATCACGCCCACGACCTGTAA
- a CDS encoding NAD(P)H-hydrate dehydratase, protein MPAYVLTAAQAAAVDRRLESAGLLDLAMEEAGAAVAGEVQQQVPAGRVLLLAGTGANGGDALVAARHLYVQGREVEVLALPARHRLTQLNRRRLQAVGVQCRPLRPAALHRSAQDAAVLVDGLLGTGFAPPLRAPLDELIHIINAAHCPVLSIDIPSGLDAHSAQAAGLSVHAHRTVTLMGWKPALMFGEAAARAGAVTLVALTVPAPWVQEQALAVRPSDREVGAMLPVRRNDAHKGTAGHVWVLGGHPGTVGAASLAGAGALRAGAGLVTVHSTADVPLVMPELMMHRHEAWDAAFRSFGTRRPDAVAVGMGLGPDAARVAREVLAWNIPTVLDADALQPELTGLGHDLCVWTPHPGEAARLLDTSTPELTRHPLDAARTLQERLGGVVVLKGGPSVIAHSGGLSVACGGHPGMASAGMGDTLSGILASLLGQGLVPVQAAVAGVRLHARAGERAGQLHGYGLSATDVASQLGGAWADLTHPQSTPDSDRLSGVPAGC, encoded by the coding sequence ATGCCTGCATATGTACTCACGGCCGCGCAGGCCGCCGCAGTGGACCGGCGTCTGGAGAGCGCCGGGCTGCTGGACCTGGCTATGGAAGAAGCCGGGGCAGCTGTAGCCGGTGAGGTTCAGCAGCAGGTTCCTGCCGGTCGCGTGCTGCTGCTGGCCGGCACTGGTGCCAATGGTGGCGACGCGCTGGTGGCCGCCAGACACCTGTATGTACAGGGCCGTGAGGTCGAGGTTCTGGCCTTGCCGGCCCGTCACCGGCTGACACAGCTCAACCGGCGCCGCCTGCAGGCCGTGGGTGTGCAGTGCCGCCCGCTCCGCCCAGCGGCGCTGCACCGGTCCGCCCAAGACGCCGCTGTGCTGGTCGATGGCCTCCTCGGCACCGGATTTGCTCCGCCTCTGCGCGCTCCGCTCGACGAGCTGATCCACATCATCAATGCGGCGCACTGCCCGGTCCTGAGTATCGATATCCCCAGTGGCCTGGATGCCCACAGCGCCCAGGCTGCCGGGCTGTCGGTCCACGCACATCGCACCGTGACCCTGATGGGGTGGAAGCCAGCGCTGATGTTCGGAGAAGCGGCGGCGCGCGCCGGAGCCGTGACCCTCGTGGCCCTGACGGTTCCAGCGCCCTGGGTGCAGGAGCAGGCCCTGGCGGTGCGCCCCAGTGACCGTGAGGTGGGAGCCATGCTGCCGGTGCGCCGCAACGACGCGCACAAAGGAACGGCTGGGCACGTCTGGGTCCTGGGCGGTCATCCGGGAACCGTGGGGGCGGCGTCACTGGCTGGTGCCGGCGCCCTGCGGGCTGGGGCTGGACTGGTCACTGTGCATTCGACCGCCGATGTCCCGCTGGTGATGCCGGAACTGATGATGCACCGACATGAGGCGTGGGACGCGGCGTTCAGGAGCTTCGGCACCCGCCGCCCCGACGCCGTGGCGGTGGGCATGGGTCTGGGTCCGGACGCTGCCAGGGTCGCGCGCGAGGTGCTGGCCTGGAATATTCCCACCGTTCTGGACGCCGACGCCCTGCAACCGGAACTGACTGGCCTGGGGCACGACTTATGCGTGTGGACCCCCCATCCCGGTGAAGCCGCCCGCCTGCTGGACACGTCGACCCCAGAGCTCACCCGCCATCCGCTGGATGCCGCCCGGACCCTGCAGGAGCGGCTCGGCGGAGTGGTCGTGCTCAAGGGCGGGCCCAGCGTGATTGCACATTCAGGCGGCCTGAGTGTCGCCTGCGGGGGGCATCCGGGTATGGCCAGCGCGGGAATGGGAGACACCCTGTCCGGCATCCTGGCATCGTTGCTGGGTCAGGGTCTGGTTCCGGTGCAGGCGGCTGTGGCGGGGGTCCGGTTGCATGCACGGGCTGGCGAGCGAGCCGGTCAGCTTCACGGCTACGGTCTGAGCGCCACGGATGTAGCGTCGCAACTGGGGGGAGCGTGGGCCGATCTGACCCACCCACAGAGTACCCCCGACAGCGACCGGCTTTCCGGGGTCCCTGCCGGGTGCTAG
- a CDS encoding tetratricopeptide repeat protein: MSDPVRSGQSGPLPAAQNSPELLESAPPAPPLTLGALVRAGEWGRAAQVARAQQMDVDVQEALELLTGFQEQIRARRYSKARGTLDGYREALGRAPVQAPEREVVRLAAPPELLETALAGLDGLQKETDPAALATGLAPALSHPLTRAEALNMQGILSALLGDADQGRMRLEEALQADPRHYRALTNLGNLDLEAGDLVSAEKRYREVIDLNPDYDGGHHNLGVALRRQGKVSESVAAIRRGQRLSVRRSQEDTRADMKEQFTRSPVLRNMRWVFLVVLVLAVVLLMRSAGG, encoded by the coding sequence ATGAGTGACCCCGTCCGTTCCGGGCAGAGCGGGCCCCTTCCCGCTGCCCAGAACTCACCTGAACTGTTGGAATCAGCACCGCCTGCTCCACCCCTGACCCTGGGGGCACTGGTACGGGCCGGTGAATGGGGGCGTGCTGCGCAGGTCGCCCGAGCCCAGCAGATGGACGTGGACGTCCAGGAAGCGCTTGAACTGCTGACCGGGTTTCAGGAACAGATTCGTGCCCGCCGCTATTCCAAGGCCCGAGGCACCCTGGACGGCTACCGCGAGGCCCTGGGCAGAGCTCCCGTTCAGGCCCCGGAGCGCGAGGTGGTCCGTCTCGCCGCGCCGCCAGAGCTTCTGGAAACCGCACTCGCGGGGCTCGACGGCCTGCAGAAGGAGACCGACCCGGCCGCACTGGCCACGGGCCTGGCACCCGCGCTGTCCCATCCGCTGACACGTGCTGAGGCGCTGAATATGCAGGGCATCCTGAGTGCCCTGCTGGGAGACGCCGATCAGGGCCGCATGCGGCTGGAAGAGGCCCTGCAGGCCGATCCCAGGCACTACCGGGCGCTGACCAACCTGGGAAATCTGGACCTGGAAGCTGGCGATCTGGTCAGCGCCGAAAAGCGCTACCGCGAGGTCATAGACCTGAACCCCGACTATGACGGCGGGCACCATAACCTCGGGGTGGCGCTGCGCCGCCAGGGCAAGGTCAGCGAGTCGGTGGCAGCCATCCGGCGGGGACAACGCCTGAGCGTCAGGCGTTCTCAGGAAGACACGCGGGCGGACATGAAAGAGCAGTTTACCCGCAGTCCGGTACTCAGGAACATGCGCTGGGTGTTCCTGGTGGTCCTGGTTCTGGCTGTGGTGCTTCTGATGCGCTCGGCCGGCGGCTGA
- the rsmA gene encoding 16S rRNA (adenine(1518)-N(6)/adenine(1519)-N(6))-dimethyltransferase RsmA, translating into MTLPDPASSTTDPAAETKEAPLYSPARVRELLNRHGLKPTKSLGQNFLIDGNILRAIAEAGGAQPGAHILEVGPGLGVLTREIASRGAHVTALEKDERLRPALAETLAGLDVELVWGDALDFDYASLPEGTRVIANLPYYITGVLLSRFMHAPGIVSATVLVQKEVGQRLAARPGEDAYGFLSALAALHGSVRHVRDVPKGAFLPAPDVTSSVIRLDFDRSRPAPEAALLKFVEGALHHRRKTLRNNLRMIGHEGAAIDAALGTVGLRPDVRAEDVPLSGLEGVARHLGVVR; encoded by the coding sequence GTGACCCTGCCTGATCCTGCTTCATCTACCACCGACCCTGCTGCCGAAACAAAAGAGGCGCCGCTGTACTCGCCTGCGCGGGTCCGTGAACTGCTGAACAGGCATGGGCTGAAACCCACCAAAAGCCTGGGGCAGAATTTTCTGATCGATGGGAACATTCTGCGGGCCATCGCTGAGGCTGGCGGGGCACAGCCAGGCGCTCATATTCTCGAGGTTGGCCCGGGGCTGGGCGTGCTGACCCGTGAAATTGCCTCGCGCGGCGCCCATGTCACGGCCCTGGAAAAGGATGAGCGGCTGCGCCCGGCTCTGGCCGAAACGCTTGCGGGGCTGGATGTGGAGCTGGTCTGGGGCGACGCACTGGACTTCGACTATGCCAGCCTGCCCGAGGGCACCCGCGTGATCGCCAATCTCCCGTACTACATCACGGGGGTGCTGCTCTCGCGCTTCATGCATGCGCCCGGGATCGTGTCTGCGACGGTGCTGGTGCAAAAAGAGGTGGGCCAGCGCCTTGCTGCCCGGCCCGGCGAAGATGCGTACGGCTTTCTGAGTGCGCTGGCGGCCCTGCACGGCAGCGTCCGGCATGTCAGGGACGTTCCCAAAGGCGCGTTTTTGCCGGCGCCGGACGTGACCAGCAGCGTGATCCGGCTGGACTTTGACCGCAGCCGGCCGGCCCCTGAAGCTGCCCTCCTGAAGTTCGTGGAAGGTGCCCTGCACCACCGCCGCAAGACCCTGCGCAATAACCTGCGCATGATCGGACATGAGGGAGCCGCCATTGACGCGGCCCTGGGCACGGTCGGCCTGCGTCCGGATGTGCGTGCCGAGGACGTGCCGCTGAGCGGACTTGAAGGCGTGGCACGGCACCTGGGCGTGGTACGGTAA
- a CDS encoding carbohydrate kinase family protein: MKFYVIGDVTVDHLYHLDRLPAPGEEVAPLRASMEPGGAGGTISVTLARLGHTVTLAARVGADPFAEYALSHVRQTGVSESAIQRDPEVLTSTITVMQTATGQRAMISDGAANRLLDPAKLKKKDVEGADALIVSAYSLTEGPQREYASKAIDLARGAKSPVPVFIDLGAGAVNRAGTSLLGSVIQADYLMLNQHELLALTGTNSISAALAQLGSQGAQRVIVKVGKMGSIVWTPTETELVDAVALEENLVDSTGAGDTFTGAFAHAVMTGASLAEAARAANAAGALSVTSFGAQERPITPADLAQVLKK; encoded by the coding sequence GTGAAGTTCTACGTTATCGGTGATGTCACCGTCGACCACCTGTACCACCTAGACCGCCTTCCCGCCCCCGGCGAGGAAGTCGCTCCCCTACGCGCCAGCATGGAGCCGGGTGGCGCCGGCGGAACCATCAGCGTGACCCTGGCGCGACTTGGGCACACCGTGACCCTGGCCGCCCGTGTGGGTGCCGATCCGTTTGCCGAGTACGCCCTGAGTCACGTTCGCCAGACCGGCGTCAGTGAAAGCGCCATTCAGCGCGACCCGGAAGTGCTGACCAGCACCATTACGGTCATGCAGACCGCAACTGGTCAGCGCGCCATGATCAGTGACGGCGCGGCCAACCGCCTGCTTGATCCGGCCAAGCTCAAGAAAAAGGATGTCGAAGGCGCCGACGCCCTGATCGTCAGTGCCTACAGCCTGACCGAAGGTCCCCAGCGTGAGTACGCCAGCAAGGCCATTGACCTGGCCCGGGGCGCCAAGAGCCCGGTTCCGGTCTTTATCGATCTGGGAGCCGGCGCGGTCAACCGGGCCGGGACGAGCCTGCTCGGCAGCGTGATCCAGGCCGACTACCTGATGCTCAACCAGCACGAACTGCTGGCCCTGACCGGAACCAACAGCATCAGCGCGGCCCTGGCCCAGCTCGGCAGCCAGGGTGCCCAGCGGGTGATTGTCAAGGTCGGCAAGATGGGTTCGATCGTCTGGACCCCTACCGAAACGGAACTGGTGGACGCCGTTGCGTTGGAGGAAAATCTGGTCGATTCCACCGGAGCCGGCGACACCTTCACCGGGGCCTTTGCCCACGCCGTGATGACCGGAGCGTCGCTGGCCGAAGCGGCGCGCGCAGCTAACGCGGCCGGCGCCCTTTCGGTGACCAGTTTCGGGGCCCAGGAACGGCCTATTACCCCGGCGGACCTGGCTCAGGTGCTCAAGAAGTAA
- a CDS encoding class I SAM-dependent methyltransferase, translating to MNYDQFADLYDHQYDLYRDDLHFYAGVAQRAGGKVLEVGAGTGRVTTFLARKGVDVVGLEPSARMIERARNRAAHDGLQSQFVQGDVRTFRLDEQFSLLIAPFNALMHLYTPNEQLQALENLRAHAAPGTPFVFDLYVPRFGKMNTLRHEGETFHAPDGSRRDVFLVQRHDKARQHITTEYHVDTTQPDGCLTRQHYTLTQRYYTRYEVEWLLRFAGFESPKVTGSFQGGPLDTHSEVMVFQSRVM from the coding sequence GTGAATTACGACCAGTTCGCCGACTTGTACGACCACCAGTACGACCTTTACCGGGACGACCTGCACTTCTATGCCGGCGTGGCACAGCGGGCGGGAGGAAAGGTCCTGGAAGTCGGGGCCGGCACCGGACGGGTGACCACGTTCCTGGCCCGAAAAGGGGTGGATGTCGTTGGCCTGGAGCCCAGTGCCCGCATGATCGAGCGCGCCCGGAACCGGGCTGCGCATGACGGGCTCCAGTCACAGTTTGTGCAGGGCGACGTGCGCACTTTCCGGCTGGACGAGCAGTTTTCCCTGCTGATTGCCCCGTTTAATGCCCTGATGCACCTGTACACGCCCAATGAGCAGCTGCAGGCCCTGGAAAACCTGCGGGCCCACGCTGCACCCGGCACCCCCTTCGTGTTTGACCTGTACGTGCCACGCTTCGGGAAGATGAATACCCTGCGCCATGAAGGCGAAACGTTTCACGCCCCGGACGGGTCGCGCCGTGACGTCTTTCTGGTCCAGCGGCACGACAAGGCCCGGCAGCACATCACCACCGAGTACCACGTGGACACCACCCAGCCGGATGGCTGCCTGACCCGGCAGCACTACACCCTGACCCAGCGGTACTACACGCGCTACGAGGTCGAATGGCTGCTGCGCTTCGCGGGATTCGAGTCGCCCAAGGTCACCGGCAGCTTTCAGGGGGGGCCCCTGGACACCCACAGCGAGGTGATGGTGTTTCAGAGCCGGGTCATGTAG
- a CDS encoding polysaccharide deacetylase family protein, whose translation MSGVLLLYVGLPYLLVQLAGAGLIREGRRERRELALTFDDGPDPLTTPAVLDALHDAQAQATFFVMADRAEAYPELTRRMLDEGHEVAAHAARHVHAWLRAPWDAFLDPGRAARRIAAITGQPVRFHRPPHGAYTLATVLGQRAAGLTGAHWSVEARDWDPARTPAGVTDRVLAQVTPGAVVVLHDAGPGVQTTVMALPVLLKQLRARGYRCVPLRELDGAVPLDAVGLRRRLFITLDAAFDRLHRVQPTEGRADNLFRTGRVGFPLQGIRHADGTLIEQGTPAAEFHVNNPLLVDLGLRRSVRLAREDFRAVARDLQTRPDLQGTEVVFCLSALSSLLAALGFETVELPPADTRRLQRWANMLRRGYGSVPGAPQPKLSILSRKAFLARYGD comes from the coding sequence ATGAGCGGTGTCCTGCTTCTCTATGTGGGGCTGCCGTATCTGCTGGTGCAGCTGGCCGGCGCTGGTCTGATCCGCGAAGGCCGCCGGGAGCGGCGTGAACTCGCCCTGACATTCGATGATGGCCCCGATCCGCTGACGACTCCAGCTGTCCTCGACGCCCTGCATGACGCCCAGGCTCAGGCTACTTTTTTTGTCATGGCAGACCGGGCCGAGGCCTACCCGGAGCTGACCCGCCGCATGCTCGATGAGGGGCACGAGGTGGCCGCGCACGCGGCCCGTCACGTACATGCCTGGCTGCGTGCGCCCTGGGACGCGTTCCTGGACCCTGGTCGAGCGGCCCGGCGTATCGCGGCAATTACTGGTCAGCCGGTGAGGTTTCACCGACCCCCACATGGGGCTTACACGCTGGCAACGGTGCTTGGTCAGCGCGCCGCGGGACTGACTGGCGCCCACTGGAGCGTGGAAGCGCGGGACTGGGACCCCGCCCGGACGCCAGCCGGGGTGACCGACCGGGTGCTGGCGCAGGTCACGCCGGGCGCCGTGGTGGTACTGCACGACGCCGGACCAGGAGTGCAGACCACGGTTATGGCCCTTCCCGTGCTGCTCAAGCAATTGCGGGCCCGAGGTTACCGCTGCGTGCCTCTCCGCGAGCTAGACGGCGCGGTTCCTCTCGATGCCGTGGGCCTCAGACGACGGCTGTTTATCACGCTTGACGCGGCGTTCGACCGGTTGCACCGGGTCCAGCCCACCGAAGGGCGCGCGGACAACCTGTTTCGCACAGGTCGTGTGGGCTTTCCGTTGCAGGGTATCCGGCATGCGGACGGTACCCTGATTGAACAGGGCACACCAGCAGCTGAATTTCACGTCAACAACCCCCTCCTGGTGGACCTCGGCTTACGCCGCAGTGTCCGTCTGGCGCGCGAGGATTTCCGGGCAGTGGCCCGGGACCTGCAGACACGCCCTGACCTGCAAGGCACCGAGGTGGTGTTCTGCCTGTCGGCCCTCTCGAGCCTGCTCGCGGCACTGGGTTTCGAGACCGTGGAACTGCCACCTGCCGATACCCGGCGGCTCCAGCGGTGGGCCAACATGCTGCGCCGTGGTTACGGCAGCGTGCCGGGTGCGCCCCAGCCCAAGCTGAGTATCCTGAGCCGGAAGGCCTTCCTGGCCCGGTACGGTGACTGA
- a CDS encoding MGDG synthase family glycosyltransferase → MTRPEKPDLPGPLRTLFVTASIGSGHHQAQLAVQQALQERGVPLETRQGDAVAYLGPTERIWTVDLYAFELRYAPWLYAWFYHGTDHDRPFSLIVSFCRWVGLRGMQRDLEQTRPELVVSSYWSSVPLADTVRRRTGQSFVNALVVTDYRAHRHWIRPEAELTMVASDETARQMVARGADPAKVVVTGIPIHARFRGLIGADKAALRAKHGLRSDVPLLLVSGGGNGDYRALGPLLAELSNLGRRVQVLLLAGARGRGVKQSGGATIHHLGHTTDFPELLAASDLVVGKAGGLTVAEATALGVPMVVFGPIPGQEEHNADFLERHDAGVWVRERRDLRGTVLRALDAEEHERMSRCARAVGRPDAADRVAAALLRHLGRA, encoded by the coding sequence GTGACCCGGCCGGAAAAACCTGACCTGCCCGGGCCCCTGCGGACGCTGTTCGTCACGGCGTCCATCGGCTCGGGGCATCATCAGGCGCAGCTGGCCGTACAGCAGGCGCTGCAGGAGCGCGGCGTGCCCCTTGAAACCCGGCAGGGTGACGCGGTCGCCTACCTGGGGCCGACCGAGCGGATATGGACCGTGGATCTGTACGCCTTCGAACTGCGCTACGCACCGTGGCTGTACGCGTGGTTCTACCACGGGACGGACCACGACCGGCCCTTCAGCCTGATCGTCAGCTTCTGCCGATGGGTCGGCCTGCGCGGCATGCAGCGCGACCTGGAGCAGACCAGACCAGAACTGGTGGTCAGCAGTTACTGGTCCTCGGTTCCGCTGGCAGACACCGTTCGGCGCAGGACCGGACAGTCGTTCGTCAACGCCCTGGTCGTCACGGATTACCGTGCCCACCGCCACTGGATCAGACCAGAGGCGGAACTGACCATGGTGGCCTCCGACGAAACCGCCCGGCAGATGGTGGCCCGTGGCGCGGACCCGGCGAAGGTGGTGGTTACGGGCATTCCCATCCATGCGCGCTTCCGCGGATTGATCGGGGCGGACAAAGCCGCACTGCGAGCGAAACACGGGCTGCGGTCCGACGTGCCCCTGCTGCTGGTCTCGGGCGGCGGAAATGGCGACTACCGCGCCCTGGGTCCATTGCTGGCGGAGTTGAGCAACCTCGGGCGGCGGGTGCAGGTGCTGCTGCTGGCCGGGGCCCGGGGGCGGGGGGTGAAACAGTCTGGAGGCGCGACCATCCACCATCTGGGACACACCACCGATTTTCCCGAACTGCTGGCGGCGTCCGATCTGGTGGTGGGTAAGGCCGGTGGCCTGACGGTGGCCGAGGCGACGGCATTAGGCGTGCCCATGGTGGTGTTCGGGCCGATTCCGGGTCAGGAGGAGCACAACGCCGACTTTCTGGAGCGGCACGACGCCGGCGTGTGGGTCCGCGAGCGCCGCGACCTGCGCGGCACCGTGCTGCGCGCCCTGGACGCAGAGGAACATGAACGCATGAGCCGGTGCGCCCGCGCCGTGGGCCGACCCGACGCGGCCGACCGGGTGGCGGCCGCGCTGCTGCGGCATCTGGGACGCGCGTGA
- a CDS encoding LptF/LptG family permease, with protein MTRLTRYVTAELIPPLLAGIMLFTAVLSFGYFFISSQWLAGVPLGLVGRWIAYQVPDTLVKVFPMAIVLMTVVAFGRMSTERELVAVQSGGIGLGRVARPVGLVAGIVTALALWLSLWIAPKANVETRGLYWDALTGAGLSQLVGKTVDLGGGLTLALGAYDAKSRELHRVRVEKWSADAPRQATLIFADKGTFENNELALSGYQVYTVDYEAAAQLTRVPENNPLAFREAVQNVFPSVVIPEKTTDTLKVDTGLSRKQTLAQYADAIGADSEGWPELITALTAPGVKASERQAARVNLNRKLALPFANLVLALSALPFALRFGRTLGVSLGIALLIAVAYYLLFFVGLTVASAMPALPEVGVWLANIVFALAGLWMLRRA; from the coding sequence GTGACCCGCCTGACCCGCTACGTGACTGCCGAGCTGATTCCGCCGCTGCTGGCGGGCATCATGTTGTTTACGGCCGTGCTGAGCTTCGGTTATTTTTTCATTTCCAGCCAGTGGCTGGCCGGCGTCCCACTGGGGCTGGTCGGCCGGTGGATCGCCTATCAGGTGCCGGACACGCTGGTCAAGGTCTTTCCCATGGCCATCGTGCTGATGACCGTGGTGGCCTTCGGTCGCATGAGCACCGAACGTGAGCTGGTGGCCGTGCAGTCCGGGGGCATCGGGCTGGGGCGGGTGGCCCGGCCCGTGGGGCTGGTGGCCGGGATAGTGACGGCGTTGGCGCTGTGGCTGAGCCTGTGGATCGCGCCCAAGGCCAATGTGGAAACGCGGGGCCTGTACTGGGACGCGCTGACGGGCGCCGGCCTCTCGCAACTGGTCGGGAAGACCGTGGACCTGGGCGGCGGACTGACACTGGCCCTGGGAGCGTACGACGCCAAGAGCCGGGAGTTGCACCGTGTCCGCGTGGAAAAATGGAGTGCAGATGCTCCGCGGCAGGCCACGCTGATCTTTGCCGACAAGGGAACCTTCGAGAACAACGAACTGGCCCTGAGTGGTTATCAGGTCTATACCGTGGATTATGAGGCGGCTGCCCAGTTGACCCGGGTTCCAGAAAACAACCCGCTGGCGTTTCGTGAAGCGGTACAAAATGTCTTCCCCAGCGTGGTGATTCCGGAAAAAACCACCGACACCCTGAAGGTCGATACCGGCCTGAGCCGCAAGCAGACCCTCGCCCAGTACGCCGACGCCATCGGTGCCGACAGCGAAGGCTGGCCCGAACTGATCACCGCCCTGACCGCACCCGGCGTGAAAGCCAGCGAGCGGCAGGCGGCGCGGGTCAACCTCAACCGCAAGCTGGCACTGCCGTTCGCCAACCTCGTGCTGGCCCTTTCCGCCCTGCCCTTTGCGCTGCGCTTCGGTCGCACCCTGGGGGTCAGTCTGGGCATCGCGCTGCTGATCGCGGTGGCGTACTATCTGCTGTTCTTCGTGGGGCTGACCGTGGCGTCGGCCATGCCGGCCCTTCCGGAGGTAGGGGTGTGGCTGGCCAACATCGTATTTGCCCTGGCGGGACTCTGGATGCTGAGGCGGGCGTGA